A window of the Ogataea parapolymorpha DL-1 chromosome V, whole genome shotgun sequence genome harbors these coding sequences:
- a CDS encoding Glutamine-dependent NAD(+) synthetase, which translates to MGAETCEELFTPQAPHISMALDGIEIISNSSGSHHELRKLDTRMAMIIEATRKCGGIYLYANQKGCDGDRLYYDGCALIAMNGKVVAQGSQFSLNDVEVITATIDLEEVRAYRALISHGLQSRLTPKYERVHVPAELSPDSMNFDMKINPSVPQQLKYYKPEEEIAYGPACWLWDYVRRSKGSGFFIPLSGGIDSCATSVIVHSMCRLVVQACKEGNQRVIEDVQAVANMPQGWIPTSPQVLAGKIFHTCYMGTKNSSVDTRSRAKELAEKIGSYHVDLNMDSLVSATISVFEVTTGRKPVFKIFGGSNIENLALQNIQARLRMVLAYLFAQLLPWVRGRNNTGGLLVLGSANVDEQLRGYLTKYDCSSADINPIGGISKSDLIRFIMWAEKEFELPILKSFVDATPTAELEPITASHVQSDEADMGFTYEELSMFGRLRKVDKCGPYSMFIKLLHIWGDKKTPEETADKVKNFFWYYSVNRHKQTVSTPSYHAEQYSPDDNRFDLRPFLIDPKFSWARQKIDDVLSKLRTDETLSTMTVD; encoded by the coding sequence ATGGGAGCAGAAACATGTGAAGAGCTATTTACTCCTCAAGCCCCTCACATATCCATGGCATTGGACGGAATAGAGATTATCAGCAACTCTTCAGGATCGCATCACGAATTGCGAAAATTGGACACAAGAATGGCCATGATCATTGAAGCCACTAGGAAATGTGGAGGCATTTATTTGTATGCCAACCAAAAAGGTTGCGATGGAGACCGTTTGTACTATGATGGATGTGCGCTGATTGCAATGAACGGAAAGGTGGTTGCTCAGGGatctcaattttctttgaacGATGTTGAAGTCATAACGGCAACTATCGATTTGGAGGAAGTGAGGGCTTACAGAGCATTAATTTCTCATGGGCTTCAGAGCCGCTTAACGCCAAAATACGAACGAGTTCACGTTCCTGCAGAACTAAGTCCGGACTCCATGAACTTTGACATGAAAATCAATCCTTCTGTCCCACAGCAGTTAAAATACTACAAACcagaggaggagattgCGTACGGACCAGCATGCTGGCTATGGGATTATGTTCGTCGAAGCAAGGGCTCTGGGTTTTTCATACCATTAAGTGGAGGAATCGATAGCTGTGCAACATCTGTTATAGTGCATTCGATGTGCCGATTGGTTGTCCAGGCATGTAAAGAGGGCAATCAAAGGGTTATAGAAGATGTGCAAGCAGTTGCAAATATGCCTCAAGGCTGGATTCCCACTTCACCTCAAGTCCTGGCCGGGAAGATTTTTCATACGTGCTATATGGGAACTAAAAACTCCTCGGTCGACACTAGAAGCAGAGCCAAAGAACTCGCGGAAAAAATAGGATCTTACCATGTCGATTTAAATATGGACTCTCTTGTGTCAGCCACCATCAGTGTCTTTGAAGTGACGACAGGAAGAAAACCAGTGTTTAAGATATTTGGTGGATCCAATATTGAGAACCTAGCGCTGCAAAACATTCAAGCCCGGCTAAGAATGGTGCTCGCTTATCTATTTGCTCAGCTTTTGCCATGGGTTAGAGGAAGGAACAACACAGGTGGACTTTTGGTTTTAGGATCTGCAAATGTGGACGAACAGCTAAGGGGTTATTTGACTAAGTATGATTGCTCATCAGCCGACATCAATCCAATTGGTGGAATATCGAAATCAGATTTGATTAGATTCATAATGTGGGCCGAAAAAGAATTTGAGCTTCCTATTTTGAAGAGTTTTGTGGATGCTACACCAACGGCTGAGCTCGAGCCGATCACTGCTAGCCACGTCCAGTCGGATGAAGCAGATATGGGATTCACTTACGAAGAATTAAGCATGTTTGGAAGATTGCGGAAAGTTGACAAATGCGGACCATATTCCATGTTCATCAAATTGTTACATATATGGGGTGATAAGAAGACTCCTGAAGAGACTGCCGACAAGGTAAAAAACTTTTTCTGGTATTATAGTGTGAATCGGCATAAGCAAACAGTTAGTACTCCGTCCTACCATGCAGAGCAATACTCTCCAGATGATAACCGGTTCGATCTACGTCCGTTCCTGATAGACCCAAAATTCAGTTGGGCGCGGCAAAAGATTGACGACGTTTTATCAAAATTGCGAACGGATGAAACACTTAGTACAATGACAGTGGACTAA
- a CDS encoding Protein with carboxyl methyl esterase activity produces the protein MIDIVEDTAVKSLSAMNNYLNTIPKQFPSIEHAVRWHIDSNLLHNVDSSLISVPSLFTRTEEGQYKWIIDLRKTEPFWHDWFEGLSKRFVSIPNRISKLLILANNDYLDKDLMIGQMQGKYQLVVFHNNQLNHANTITTATQTIPSQDASNLGHFVHEDIPLKVAASLVDFVERNDYKFASTNSSSSNIKSQADLLSAFNAKWGVSH, from the coding sequence ATGATTGACATCGTCGAGGACACTGCTGTCAAATCACTTTCTGCTATGAACAACTACTTAAATACAATACCTAAGCAGTTTCCATCTATTGAACATGCCGTTCGATGGCATATCGATTCAAATCTGTTGCACAATGTTGATAGCTCACTCATTTCTGTGCCAAGTTTATTCACTCGCACCGAAGAAGGACAATATAAATGGATTATCGACTTAAGGAAAACTGAACCTTTTTGGCACGATTGGTTTGAAGGTTTGTCAAAAAGGTTTGTCAGCATACCCAATCGCATTTCCAAGCTACTCATCTTGGCCAATAATGATTACTTGGACAAAGACTTAATGATAGGACAGATGCAGGGCAAATACCAATTGGTCGTTTTTCACAACAATCAGCTGAATCATGCCAATACAATCACCACAGCTACTCAAACTATACCATCGCAGGACGCCAGCAACTTAGGACATTTTGTGCATGAAGACATACCACTCAAAGTAGCTGCAAGTCTGGTTGACTTTGTTGAGAGAAATGACTACAAATTCGCATCTACaaactcgtcctcgtcaaacatTAAATCTCAGGCGGACTTACTTAGTGCCTTTAACGCCAAATGGGGAGTCTCCCATTAA
- a CDS encoding Zinc finger protein CTH1, giving the protein MTSIWGPFDHPVKDNAKFDLDADLDINLHFARLGLSAMEITPSVSETSTVISPTASSGNLLSDDSKERERGGSANSTYTSSSASSTPGLAQANPLPEDPETQEFPLDMLDLIPNLWADKSKDTLECSSSNVFDPSRIPFSRQCAPNLSTADNVHVSPRLDQSLKVIPAAFSNLERSPFIPFQQLHQKTSPFAFAQNPNSFNDQSRIQMDGPAHFASHFQLDSPQIPIQKTQLETKSPVYGGGTQLAYPLTEENLLLLNPSKPMIQGKHLNVAVIPTSMYQDDTAYLIVPASPAANESDSSNSPRAEGVPYMKRKDTEKGLQQRSSTSSHSHKSHKAFPSSSVKSKATVDRDLYKTEMCTQFQEKGSCPYGAKCQFAHGEEELKKVKRANNWKTKLCANWLKAGSCRYGKRCCFKHGEDDRGSS; this is encoded by the coding sequence ATGACCAGTATTTGGGGTCCCTTTGATCATCCTGTCAAGGATAACGCTAAATTCGATTTGGATGCAGACCTGGATATCAACTTGCATTTCGCAAGACTGGGATTGTCTGCGATGGAAATAACTCCTTCAGTGTCTGAAACATCCACTGTGATTTCCCCTACCGCCTCGTCTGGTAACCTGCTTTCCGACGACAGCAAAGAGCGTGAGCGTGGCGGCTCTGCAAATTCGACATACACATCGTCATCAGCCAGTTCTACACCAGGTCTTGCTCAAGCGAATCCTTTGCCTGAAGACCCTGAGACACAGGAGTTTCCTCTAGACATGTTGGATCTCATCCCGAATCTATGGGCTGATAAATCCAAAGACACACTAGAATGCTCGTCTTCAAACGTTTTCGATCCTAGCAGGATTCCCTTTTCAAGGCAATGTGCTCCAAATTTGTCAACTGCAGATAATGTTCATGTTTCTCCTCGGCTTGATCAATCGTTAAAAGTTATCCCAGCAGCTTTTAGTAATTTAGAACGTTCTCCCTTTATTCcttttcaacagcttcaTCAGAAAACCTCGCCGTTTGCCTTTGCGCAAAACCCCAACTCTTTCAATGATCAATCTCGAATCCAAATGGACGGACCCGCTCATTTCGCGTCTCACTTTCAGCTCGATTCGCCACAAATTCCAATTCAAAAAACCCAGTTGGAGACAAAAAGCCCAGTTTATGGTGGTGGCACACAACTGGCCTACCCGCTTACAGAAGAAAATCTTCTGCTTTTAAATCCCTCCAAACCTATGATCCAGGGGAAACACTTAAATGTTGCAGTGATTCCCACCAGTATGTATCAAGATGATACCGCCTACCTAATTGTGCCTGCAAGCCCAGCGGCGAACGAAAGTGATTCATCTAACTCGCCAAGAGCTGAAGGTGTCCCCTATATGAAACGGAAGGATACCGAAAAGGGCCTTCAACAAAGGAGTTCCACTTCTTCACACAGCCACAAGTCTCATAAAGCGTTTCCTTCCTCAAGCGTAAAGAGCAAGGCAACCGTTGACAGAGATCTTTACAAAACTGAAATGTGCACACAATTTCAGGAAAAGGGAAGCTGTCCTTATGGAGCTAAATGCCAATTTGCACACGGAGAGGAAGAACTGAAAAAAGTCAAAAGAGCGAACaactggaaaacaaaattATGTGCCAATTGGCTTAAGGCAGGATCATGCCGGTACGGTAAGAGATGTTGTTTCAAACATGGTGAGGACGATAGAGGGAGCTCATAA